Sequence from the Saccharopolyspora pogona genome:
CAAACCCGGCATCTCATGCTCAGCCAACCGGATCTGATGCCGCCCGGCCTCAGCCAACCCCAGATCCCGGACAGCGAACTCCAGGCCGTTGACCTTCTGCAACTCGACGCTCATGACTACCTTTCTCTACTTCCGGATTCAGACAGGCGGGAATCAGGTGTTGAAGTACTTCGCCTCTGGATGGTGGGCGATGATCGCGTCGGTGGACTGCTCGGGGTGCAGCTGGAACTCCTCCGAGAGCACCACGCCGATGCGCTCGGCCGCTAACAGGTCGACGATCTTCGCCCGGTCCTCGATGTCCGGGCAGGCGCCGTAGCCGAAGGAGTACCGCGCGCCGCGGTAGCCGAGCTTGAAGTACTCCTGCACGTCGGCCGGGTCCTCCTCGGCCACCGAACCGCCCGAGGACCACAGAAGCTCCCGCCGGACGCGGCGGTGCCAGTACTCGGCCAGCGCTTCGGTGAGCTGCACGCCCATGCCGTGCACCTCCAGGTAGTCCCGGTAGGCGTTCTTGGCGAACAGCTCGTTGGCGAAGTCGGCGATCGGCTGGCCCATGGTGACCAGCTGCATCGGCAGCACGTCCACCTGGCCGGTCTGCTCGGCCTGCTCCCGCGACCGGAAGAAGTCCGCCAGGCACAGCCGGCGGTCGCGCTTCTGCCGCGGGAAGAAGAACCGGTGCCGCTCCGGGGCGTCCGGCTCTTCCTTGTCCAGCACGACGAGGTTGTTCCCCTCGGTCACGCACGGGAAGTAGCCGTAGACCACGGCCGCGTGCTGCAGGATGCCCGCGGTGGACAGCTCGTCGATCCAGTGCCGCAGCCGCGGCCGGCCCTCTGACTCGACGAGTTCCTCGTAGGACGGTCCCTCGCCCTTCTTCGCGCCGCGCAGGCCCCACTGGCCGAAGAACGTGGCCCGCTCGTCCAACAGCGCCAGGTAGTCGGCGATCGCGACGCCCTTGACCACCTTCGAGCCCCAGAACGGCGGCGTCGGCACCGGCGCGTTCGCGTCCACATCGGACCGCGTGGTGTCGGTGTACTCCGGCTCCGGCCCCTGCTCGGCCTTGCGCTTCTCGGCGATGCGCAGCGACCGCTCACGACGAGCCTTGCGTTCGGCTTTCTTCTCCCGCTCGGCCGCATCGTCGGCAGGCGCGTCACCGCGCTTGACGGCCATGATGCGGTCCATCAGGTGCAGGCCTTCGAAGGCGTCTTTCGCGTAGCGCACATCGCCCTGGTAGACCTCATCCAGGTCGTTCTCCACGTAGGACCTGGTGAGCGCCGCCCCGCCCAGCATCACCGGGTACTTCTCGGACATCCCCCTGGAGTTGAGCTCCTCCAGGTTCTCCTTCATGATCACGGTCGACTTCACCAGCAGCCCGGACATGCCGATGGCGTCGACCTTGTGCTCCTCGGCGGCTTCCAGGATGGCGCTGATCGGCTGCTTGATGCCGATGTTGACCACGCCGTAGCCGTTGTTGGACACGATGATGTCGACCAGGTTCTTGCCGATGTCGTGCACGTCGCCCTTGACCGTGGCCAGCAGCAGCTTGCCCTTGCCGCCGGAGTCGTCCTTCTCCATGTGCGGTTCGAGGTAGGCGACGGCCGCCTTCATGACCTCGGCGGACTGCAGCACGAACGGCAGCTGCATCTGCCCCGAGCCGAACAGCTCGCCCACGACCTTCATGCCGGCCAGCAGGGTCTCGTTGATGATCTCCAGCGGCGGCTTCTCCGCCATCGCCGCGTCCAGATCCGCTTCGAGCCCGTTGCGCTCGCCGTCGACGATCCGCCGCTCCAGGCGCTCGAACAGCGGCAGCTTCGCCAGCTCCTCGGCGCGCGAGGCGCTGCTGGACCTCGCGGTCTTGCCCTCGAAGAGCTCCATCAACTTCTGCAGCGGGTCGTATTCCTCGCTGCGCCGGTCGTAGACCAGGTCGAGCGCGACCTGCCGCTGCTCCTCATCGATCTTGCTCATCGGCAGGATCTTCGAAGCGTTCAGGATCGCGGTGTCCAGGCCTGCTTCCCGGCATTCGTTGAGGAACACCGAGTTCAGCACCTGACGCGCCGCCGGGTTGAGTCCGAACGAGACGTTCGACAAGCCGAGCGTCGTCTGGACGTCCGGGTGGCGCTTCTTGAGCTCCCGGATCGCGTTGATCGTCTCGATGGCGTCCTTGCGGACCTCTTCCTGGCCGGTGGTGATCGGGAAGACCAGGCAGTCGATGATGATCGAAGACTTCTCCAGACCCCAGTTGGTGGTCATGTCCTCGATCAGCCGCTCGGCGACCCGCACCTTCCACTCGGCGGTGCGCGCCTGGCCCTCCTCGTCGATGCAGGTCACCACGAC
This genomic interval carries:
- the metH gene encoding methionine synthase gives rise to the protein MADRQNDPSGFLTALGERVLVADGGMGTALQAFDLTLDDFANLEGCNEILNVTRPDVVSSIYRGYLEAGSDAIETNTFGANLPNLSEYDIPERIRELAEKGSALAREAADEYSTPERPRYVLGSVGPGTKLPTLGHAPYTVLRDAYVEQMLGMLDGGIDVVLVETSQDLLQTKAAIVAAKRAMAQAGRQLPIIAQVTVETTGTMLVGSEIGAALTALEPLGIDLIGMNCATGPAEMSEHLRVLAQNSRIPISVMPNAGLPQLGPNGAVYPLQPDELADALVGFVNDFGARLVGGCCGTTTEHVRAVAEAVASLPPKVRQPEHLPAISSMYQSVPFEQDASILNIGERTNTNGSKAFRVAMLEGRYDDCVEIAKAQTREGAHMLDLCVDYVGRDGTVDMRELASRLATSSTLPIMVDSTEPDVIEAGLDHLGGRCAVNSVNYEDGHEPGSRYERVMRLVVEHGATVVVTCIDEEGQARTAEWKVRVAERLIEDMTTNWGLEKSSIIIDCLVFPITTGQEEVRKDAIETINAIRELKKRHPDVQTTLGLSNVSFGLNPAARQVLNSVFLNECREAGLDTAILNASKILPMSKIDEEQRQVALDLVYDRRSEEYDPLQKLMELFEGKTARSSSASRAEELAKLPLFERLERRIVDGERNGLEADLDAAMAEKPPLEIINETLLAGMKVVGELFGSGQMQLPFVLQSAEVMKAAVAYLEPHMEKDDSGGKGKLLLATVKGDVHDIGKNLVDIIVSNNGYGVVNIGIKQPISAILEAAEEHKVDAIGMSGLLVKSTVIMKENLEELNSRGMSEKYPVMLGGAALTRSYVENDLDEVYQGDVRYAKDAFEGLHLMDRIMAVKRGDAPADDAAEREKKAERKARRERSLRIAEKRKAEQGPEPEYTDTTRSDVDANAPVPTPPFWGSKVVKGVAIADYLALLDERATFFGQWGLRGAKKGEGPSYEELVESEGRPRLRHWIDELSTAGILQHAAVVYGYFPCVTEGNNLVVLDKEEPDAPERHRFFFPRQKRDRRLCLADFFRSREQAEQTGQVDVLPMQLVTMGQPIADFANELFAKNAYRDYLEVHGMGVQLTEALAEYWHRRVRRELLWSSGGSVAEEDPADVQEYFKLGYRGARYSFGYGACPDIEDRAKIVDLLAAERIGVVLSEEFQLHPEQSTDAIIAHHPEAKYFNT